The nucleotide sequence CCGTCGATCGCTCGTGGGCCGGAGCCCCTCCCTTGGGTTGCTGACATGCTAAACGGTCCTGTTCTTGCGGGACAATGCACCGCAATGCATGCGTGACCGGCGGCTGCGACACGCACGAGGCGTATGACGCAACTGCAGCATGAAAAACGGATTTACGCCGCGCGTCGCGGTGATAGGTTGCCGCCAACTAAAAGCAGCCATGGGAGGGCTACGTTCATGAAGCGTTTGTCGATACTTGCGGCCGGTTTGCTTGTCGGCGCCGCCGCACTTCAATTTTCCAGCGTGGCATCCGGTCAGAGCGATGGCTGGGTGACGCTCGTCGACGGCACCAGGATGGGCGACTGGACCGAGGTCGGCAAAGCCAATTGGGCGATGAAGGACGGCGCGCTGGTCGCGGACAAGATCACCGAGGGCAAGGACCCCTCCTATCTCGTCAGCAAGGAGTCCTACAAGGATTTCCAGATCAAGGCGGAGTTCTGGGCCGACGATGACGCCAACAGCGGCATCTTCATTCGCTGCGACCAGTCGGCCAAGATCGACGCCAAGATCTGCTACGAGGTCAACATTTTCGACAAGCGGCCGGATCCGACCTACGGCACCGGCGCGATCGTCGATGTGGCCAAGGTCGATCCGATGCCGAAAGTGGGCGGCAAATGGAATACCTACGAGATCACGGCCAAGGGCCCGCATCTCGTCGTCATGCTGAACGGCCAGAAAACGGTCGACGTCCAGGATTCAAAACACGCCAGCGGCCCGTTCGCGTTGCAATACGGATCGGGCGTGATCAAGTGGCGCAAGGTGCAGATCAAGCCGCTGTAGGTCGCTGAGCGCTCTCCTGCGAGGTTGCCCGCGTCACCCGCGAGCCGGTGTACCCGTCTTCAGCGGATGAGCCTTCCTGTGCCACGCCCAGGCGGTCCGGATGATCGTCGCCAAGTCCGAATGGGCGGGGCGGAAGTTCAATGTCGCGCGTGCGGCGGAGGGATCGGCGACGAGATAGGTCGGATCGCCTGATCGCCGCGGCTTGACGACGTGCGGGACTTCGCGGCCGGTCTCGGCCGCGATCGCGGCGAGGATTTCGCGCACCGAAAAGCCGTTGCCGGTGCCGAGATTGAACGCGCCGCCTGAATGTCCGTCGAGCAGCAGCTTGAGCGCCAGCACGTGGGCCGCTGCAAGATCGGTGACGTGAATGTAGTCGCGGATCGCCGTTCCGTCGGGCGTGTCGTAATCGTCGCCAAACACGGCGAAGTCAGGCACATGCCCCTGCAGCGCCATCATGGCGCGCGGGATGAGATGTGTCTCTACGTCACGCAGTTCGCCGATGCCGCCGGCGGGATCGGCGCCCGCGGCGTTGAAGTAGCGCAGCGCAAACGAGCCGAAGCCATAGGCTGCGCGATAGTCCGCCAGCACGCGCTCGATCATCCATTTCGAGGCACCATAGGGGTTGATCGGCGCGCACGGGTAGTCCTCGCGCAGCGCCTTGCTGTCGGCATTGCCATAGACGGCGCCGGTCGACGAAAACACCAGGCGATGGCAGCCGGCCTCGCGCATGGCTGCCAGCAGCGACAGCGTGCCGGCGAGATTGTTGACGTAATATTTCTGCGGATCGGCAACTGATTCGCCGACCAGGCTCGAGGCGGCGAAATGCATGACGGCCACGATGTCATGCTCGGCAAAGGTCCGTGCCAGCGTGGCCTTGTCGGCGATGTCGCCGACCACCAGCGCGCCCGCCGCGAAGCCGCGGTGGCCGGTCGAAAGGTTGTCGTAGGTGATGGGCTGATAGCCCGCCGTCTCCAACGCCCTGCAGCAGTGCGAGCCGATATAGCCGGCGCCGCCGGTGACGAGAATGGCTGGACGGCTGCTCATTGGTTCTGTGTCCCGCTGATGTCGGTCGAGCGGCTTCTGTTCAGCAACAGATAGAGCGCGCGCGGATTGGTGGTCAGATAGCGCCAGAACAGGCGGCGCGGCTCCAGCCAGATGCGCCACGCCCATTCGAGGCCGGCATGCTGCATCCACAGCGGCGCGCGGACGCGGCTACCCGAAAGGAAGTTGAACAGCCCGCCTGACGTCTTGATGACGCCGACCTTGGAAAGGGCGGGTGCATACTCCTCGACGAAAGCCTGTTCATAGGGAACGCCGAGCGCGACCCAGAGATAATCGGGCGCCAGCGCGTTGATTTCGGCGACCTTGGCACGCAGGGCCTCGCCCCGCAGAAAGCCGTGGCAGCGGCCGACGATCTTGAGGTCAGGATATTGCTTGCGAACGCTGGCGACTGCGGCGGCGTTCTCCGCCTCGTCCGCGCCCAGAATGTAGAAGGTCAGCCCGGCCGCTTGCGCCTTGCGGGCAACGGCGTGAAACAGGTCGGTGGTCGCGACGCGCTCGGGCAGCGGTGTCTTTGATTTGAACCGCGACACGGTCACCAGCGGTTGGCCGTCGGCATTGATCAGGTCGGCGGCGCGAAACAGCCGGTCGGTCATCGGTTCGGTCGAGCAGCGCGCCAGCACTTCGCCATTGGCCGAGGTCAGATAAAGCGGACGATTGACGCGGCGTTGCGGGAACACCATGTCGATCATGAAGTTCGCGGTCTGCTCGAGATCGAGCACGGCGAGCCGTAGCCCGCCCAATGTGATGCGGGGTATGCTTGCCGTGGCGGCTCGCCCGACGGGATTTGCGCGACGCTCACGCATATTGCTTGTCTCGCTGCGGGCTTGCGGCCGTCGGGTTGACTTCGCTGAGGACAACACCGACCAGCTTGTGCTCGTCCCCGCCGAGGGCTGCGATGATGTCTTCCATGCTATCGTTGATGTCGAGATGCACCGGGAGAATCGCAACGAGCCCCCCGGCGATATCGAGCAGTTTGCGGCCGGTCGGGCTCCAGGGCATCGCCGGCCCGTCGAGAATCACGAGGTCATAGCCGCCGGCGGAACGAGCCTGTGCAATCGCCTTTCGGATGGCATCACCGGCTTTCGCCTCAGTGACATTGGCGGCCGGCAGGATCGAAATTCCGTTGGCAGTCGGGATCGCGCGGGCGGCCTTGGCGGCGATGCCGAGCCAGCCGAAGCGGCTGGGCTCGCTCTTGGCCAAGTGGCTTACCTTGTCCGACAACGCGCGTTGCTCGAGGTCGGCATCGATCAGCAGCACCTTGGCGCCGTCACGCGCCGCGGCGAGCGCAATGTTCAGCGCGGCGATGCTGCGGTCCTGATCTGCTCGGGCGCCGATCACGGCCATCACGGGGGTGTCCGCGCCGGCGCGTCTGGCTAGCGCCGCGCGCATCTCGCGCAGGGTATTGAGGACGGTCATCAGCGGAAAGCCCGCACGCAGCGTTGGCCAGCCCAGCCGCGTGACGTCAGAGGTGCTATCCGTTGCGAGGATGCTGCCGAGCGTGCGTATCACGTCGGTTTCCTGCAGCCGCGTGATCAGCGGCTTTTCGATCAGGCTGACCGCAGGTTGCGGCTGAGGTGGAGCGGCAGCAGGCGGTTGCCTGGCCGCTTCGGGAGCAGCTGGCTCCTTCGGAGTTTCTGCCGGTGCTTTATCCCGTGGCTGAACAGGGTTCGTGCCCGACACCAAATGGTTGGCTGCAACGAACCAGCCGGCGGCCGCGAGCCCGCCAAAGACAAAGCCGATCATCGCAAGCAGGCTCATGGCCGGCGGGAAGGTCCGCCGCTGCGGCACGGTGGCCTCGCCGATGACGCGGGCGTTCGAGGTGTTCAGGCTTTCCTGCTCCTCGGTTTCGCGCGATCGCTTCAGGAACGACTGATAGACGTCGCGGCTTGCCTCCACCTCGCGTTCGAGTTCGCGCAGACGCACCGAGGCCTGGCTCATCTGGACGCTCTGGCGCTTCTGGGTTTCCAGCGCCTTGCCGAGCGAGGCTTCATAGTCGCGGGCCCTGACCAGGTCGTTCTTCGCGGCCTGTGCGAAGCGCTCGACCTCTTCGTTGATCGCGCGGCGCAGATCCTGCACCTGCTGTTCCATCTGGCGCAGCGCCGGATGACGCGGTCCCAGTTCGCTGTGCAATTCCGCCTGGCGCTTGCGTGCTTCGGCATATTGCGCGCGCAGATTGGCGATGGTCTGCGACTGCAGCGCCTCAGGGATGGCGCCGGCATCGCTTGACGCCTTGCGGCTGGCTTCGATCTGGTCGAGTTTGGCCTGCGCGTCGAGCGTTAGCGCCCGAGCGGCAGCAAGCCGCTGGTTGCTGGCGGAGAGCTGCTGGTCGCTGATCAGCGTGTCCTGGGTGCCGACGAAATTATTCTGCGCCTTGTAGACTGCGAGCGTGTTCTCGGCGTTGCGAAGCCGTTCCTGCAATTCCTTCAACCGGCCGGAAAGGTCGGTGGTTGCGCGCCGCGCGGCGGCAGCCTGCGACTGCTTGGATTCGGCGAGATAAGCCTTCGAGATCGCGTTGGCGAGCATCGCCGCCTTGGCCGGCTCATACGACCAGACGTCGATATCGACGATGAAGGTGCGGTCGGTCTTCTTGACGTTGATGTGACGATTGAGCGCTTCCAGCGCGCCCATCTGGATCTGCTTCTGCTGCTCGGCGGTGGGCCGCATCTCGATCCCGAACAGGCCGAGCAGCGATCCCAGAATGCCCTTCGAATCGCCGCCGCCGAACTCCGGATCCTTCTCCAGATGGGTGTCGCGGATCACCTGCAGCAGCACATTGTTCGAGGTGATCACGCGCGCCTGGCTCTCCACCACCATCGCGAGGCCGGACATATCCTGGGCGCGCGGCGTCAGTTCGCGATCGACCAACTGCAGTTCGCGGGGATCGACATAGAGCTGGGCGGAGGCGGTGTATTTCGGCGTCAGGCTCTTGCCGATCGCAACCGCGACGCAGGCGAAGATCAACGCCGCCGAGACGATCGCGACCTTCCGTTGCCACAGGAGCTGGGTCAGATCGAGCACGCTGAAGCCCGCCGGCGCGGCTGTCGCCGCGGGGCCGGCCTCGGGCTTTGCCCGGTCCATCGGCTGGTCATAGATAAGCATCGACCCCAGCTTTCATTCGAACTGCCGCACGCATCGGCTGAGGGGTTACTCTTCGGGTCACGCCACGGGCGCTGAAAAAAAGCGCTGAACAAACGCAACAGGGAAAATTAACCATACTCACCAAGGGACTATTCCCCGAATTGGCAAACAAAGCGTTTAAGCGCGGGCGCATCGCATCGCCTCCGCCATGGTCAGGGCCGGAATATTCCGCTTCGCGGCCGCTCGAAGCGCATGCGCCAGCAAAGCGGGCGAACAGCCATAGGGGCTCGGCCGGTCGGTGACGTCGTGGCCGTAGAAAATTAACCATCCATTATTGATCTGCGCTTCGTCGAACGCGCGGTCGATTCCGTCGCAATCCATCTCGCGATCGATCAGCGGAATGGCGCGCAGGAACTGCAAATCGACGCTGCCGGCGTTGACGCCCTGCACGATGCTGCGGCAGGTCTGGAATTCCTTCCTGAGCTGATGTTTCCGGGCGTAGGAGCCGTATCCGAACGGATAGGCAAAACTGTCGACCTGTATCGAGGGATCGAGGGCGCGAAGGTAAGCGCGGTTGTGGATGATTTCCCGGCGCATCGCCGCCTCGCCGAGGTCGCAGGCGCGCTGATGCGAGAACGTGTGGCAGCCGATCTCGTGACCCCTGCGGTGAAGCGAGACCACGTCATCGGCATTGCCCGCCACCCAGTCCGGCGCGTCGGCGCCGACCAGGCTGCCCGAGACATAGAACGTCCCCCGCGCGCCATGTGCTTCGAGCATTCCGGCGCCGGTCGTCACCGCGCTCTTCGGCAGATCGTCGAAGGTGAAGCTGACCATCGGCGTGCTGTTGCGCAGCCGGAACAGATCGACGCGTAGATGCATCGCCAGCCGGTGGCCGACCTTCGCCCTTGCCTCTGACAACATCGCGTTCATCGTCTCAACGCTTTCGCAGGATCACGTGGTAGTCGCCATGCCGCACGTCGGCGCGGCCGGGCAGGAAGAAGTTCATCACGCGCGCGGTGGCATCGACGAGGGCCGCGAACGCGGGCATGCGCAGCCGCATCTCCGGATAGCGCGGGCTCTCATATTGCTTGCGGTAGATCATCTGCAGGCCGTGCCGCTCGGCGAACGCATCGAGGTTCGAAAGCGTGACCAGCGGGTGAAACAGCGTCGGGAACGGCGCGTGCCCGGGCAGGCCGGCTTTCTTGTCGCCGCGGACGTGGCGGTAGAACCAGACATGGAACCAGTGCGGCGAATACTTGGTGACGACGCCGGACAGCGACCTCGGATTGGGCGCGCCGATCAGGATCATGCCATTGGGCTTCAGCGCTTCGCAGAAGTTCAGCAGGGCTGCTTCGACATCGGGCACGTGCTCGATCACGTTGTAGCAGATCACGAGATCGAAGCTGTTGGGCTGGAAGCGATGGGTCTGGATGTCGCCGAGGATCGCTTCCTGCGCATAGTCGTTGTTGCGGATCTGGTCCTCGTCGATGTCGACCACGGTGACGTGGGCGCGATGCAGCACCTTGAGCGGCAGGAAGCTGGTCGAGCCGCCGCCGGCTTCGTAAATCGAGAGTTCGCCCTCAGGCAGTCTCGCTTCGAGAATGCCGTGAACCGTCAGCAAGCTCTGCCGCGCCTCGCCATGTGCCAGCGCGAGCAGGGCCTGCGGATGTTGCATCGGCTCGACTGCCGCCTGCGTGCGGCCGATCGTGACTGCCTTGTTCATCGGCTTCATCCATTCTGACGTGGGGGTTGCCTTGTTCATTCTAATTTCCCCAATCGACGCGCTGAAAAGCATCGATCAATGCCCGGTCTTCCCGGTGAATCGAAGGATCGAACGGCACGCGGTTGGTGCGCTGGTATTTCCAGTTGCTGCCGATCTCGCGGAAGTGCCGAAACGAAAAGTTCCTGGTGCAGAAATAAGACGCCCACCAGGAGAAAATCGAATGGACATGCCATTGCGCATGCGTGGGGCATCGGGCGGGAACCACCGTCCATTTCGGCAGGCACTCATTCGCGTCGCGCCGCATCACAAGTCTCGAGCGCTCGTATTTCGGCGGCATGAGGATCGAGAAGTCGGCGTGCCGATGCGGGGCTTTGCTCGCGCTGTCGCGCACGCCCTCATCGATGCCGATGATCCATCGTCCGCGATACCGGACGAGGCCCGTCCATGATTGTTCTGCGGCTTCGAACGCCGATTGTCCCGTCTTTGACAGGACCAATTCGTCGATGTCGGAGTTCATGACGCTTCGGGCATGCCGCAGGAAGCGCCATCTTGCGTGCTCCCAGGCTCCCAACTGGCAGAAATCGGAATCCCAGTGGTCCCAGCTATTGGCGCCCTGCGGGCCGTATTTGAAAGGCCACTCCATCACGGCCGAGCATTGGATGCCCGGGACCGACCGGAGCGCGGCGCTCAACGCGGCGCCGTCATAGGCGCTGGAGCCGTTGTCATAGATGACGACGGCATCCGCGCCGTGAATGTCCCGGTTGAACCTCACCCAATCGAGGATCCATTCGATCGGATTGTCCTTCGACATCGTGAAGATGACGCGGCGGTCGCGGAACATTTCCGATTCGTTCGGCGACACCGAAAACGTGAAGCTTCCCAGTTCGCCCAATGCCTGGATCGGGCCGGTATTCTCGGGACTGTCCAGCCACAGTTGGGCGTGGCGGTCGAGGTGTCTTGTCCGTGCCTTGCGGGTCCCGGCGCCGCTGATGAAGTTCGTGGTCGCAACGTCGCGCGCGAGGTTGAAGAATGGCGGTGCAAACAGGGCAACCCTCGATTTGCTCACCTGTACCGCGTCGTAGAACAGCGTATTGTTGTCGAAGTCCCGTTCGAAATTCTCGCCCCGAAATTCCGGCGGGCGCGTCGCCTCGCGCCGCTTGTCGGTGAAGTCCGATAGCGAAACAGAATTGGTTCGACAGATGACATGTCGATTGTCGGCCGCAACGAGCTGGTTCTTGCTGGCTAGCCGCATCATGGTTCTCTTGTCGACATGCTGGGTAGTCCCGTGGACGGGGCGGTGATGGATGGCGCCGGAAGATTGCGCCGCGCGGCATAGGCGATCACGGCCTTGCGCAAACCGGCGATGTCGAAGGCGAGAGCTGCGGCGAGGTAGACGACGCAGCCGGTCACGGCCAGCACGCCAAACGAGACGATGCTGATCGGAAGCAGCGGCTTTGCGAATGTCAGCACCAGCGCCATGATCGCCGTCGCCGCGACAATGCGCATGACCTGGAATGCGTTGAAGGGAAGCGGAAAGGCCCTGCGCGTGAGGTACCAGCCGAAGCCCGCGCCGCATGCTTCCACGATGACGAGGCTCGAGGCCGCGCCGGCCAGGCCAAATCGGGCGAGCAGGACGGGCATGACCAGCAGGTTGGCGATCAGCATCGCGATGCTCTGTGTCGTCATCATGAACGGCGTCTTGGCGAGATGAAAACTCGCGTGGATGTAGGATTGGGAAATCGACTGAAACAGCCAGGCAAAGGCCAGGATCGGCATGATCTGCGCCGCGGTTTCCCTGAACTCGCTGCCGAGGATCACGCCTGCAATATAGCTGCTCGTCAATGCCACGCCGGCGACGGCCGGCAGGACGGCGGCCAGCAAAATTTCGAGGCTGAATTCCAGATGCGGCCGCGCCTCGGAGGCGCCGCCGGTGGCATACGCGCGCACTGCCAGCGGGATCGTCGCCGATGCAATGCTCACCGCCGGAATCAGGATGATTTGCCGGACGAGATCGGCGGACGCGCCGTACTGGCCGGCCGCGTGGTCGCCCATGAAATGAAACACCAGCATCCGGTCGAGCGCAGCGTGGATCGCAAAGACGATGCCCGACAGCGTGATCGGAATGCCGAAGCCCGCGAATATCCGCAGGTCGGCAACCTTCGGTCCGGCGACGGGGGATCGCAGGACCGTGCTCGCAAACAGCATCGTCGTGACGAAGTAGGTGACGGTCACCATCGCTAGCTGGCACAGTCCGCCGCCGCCGAGTACCGCCGCGGCCAGACACAGCATGAACGCCAGGCAGGCGCGAATGATCGACGCAGACATGAACGCGAACGATTGCAACCGTGCCTTGAGCAGCTCCTGTCCCAGTTCAAACAGGCCGAGCCCCAGCGCGAAGAAGATCGCTGCGAGATTTCGCTCCAGCGACACCGACGTCGTCAGCGTGGCAACGAGAAGTGCGATCGGCGCGGCGAGGGCGGAGATGAGATAGGCGACGAAAATGGTCTTCCTGACGTCGACCGCGCCGCCTTCCGACTGGAAACGCAGGGCAGAGACGCGCACCCAGGTGAACAGTAGCGCCGAGACGATGCCTGCGGTACTCAGACCGACGACGTAGACGCCATATTCTTCGGGTGAGAGCAGCCGCGTGAATACGATCGCGCTCAGCAGGCCGATCGCGGCCGATACGACGCTCGCAACCGAATAATGGAACGTTTGGCTGAGCACTATACTTTCGGCCTCTGAAGCGCGGAACGTCGCTTCGGCAATGGGTTCAGGGTTAACGAGACGACACTATTCATCTCAACAATCCGCCGGAGGCTCGCCGTTGTCAGGCGCAGAACTTCCGCGATGCCCATGGAGCAAGATCGGTGCCGAACCGGCGAACTGCGTTTTGCGGTGCGTCGGCGTGGTTAACTTGCCGTGTTTTCCCACGTATCTCCAGGCTAGAGCGCCGCGGCCCCGCGAGCCGGCAATTTCCGATACATCCGCTCCGTCCACGGTGTCCGCATTTGCGACAGGCCGACGCCGATCCGGCGCTGCGGTAACCATGGCGAACGCGCCATTGGTGCGTGTGCCGGTGCTGGACTCGATATTGCAAAGCCCATCGCCGTAATCGTCGACCGCGTCGACGAATGGATTGCTGATGTTACATTTTCGACGAAAACCCCTTTCGCAAGAAGCGGGCTGCACACCTCCCGTTCGTTTTGATACAGCCACCCTGTCCGGCCTGTATCCTTTTGCGACGGCGACCGCTCATTGTCGCGACGGCTTCTTGCTCTCGGCCGTCTTTGTCAGAAAGCATGCGAGGGCAAGCGATGTTTCGAACTGATCCGAGGCGGCGCAAAAAGAAGGGTGTGAAGCGGCTGGTGCTGTTTCTGGCAGCCTTTGTGCTCACCGTGCTGCTGCTCGCTCACGTCGACAGCAATGCCGCCTCGCGCGCCGTCTCTACCCAAGCGAGGTTCGCGGGCGCCTTCGTCAATTGGGGTCCGATAGGTCGCGAGCATACGCTGCGGGCGTGGGAGAAATGGCTGAAGCAGAAGCCGTCCTCGGTATTGGGAGTCG is from Bradyrhizobium sp. AZCC 2176 and encodes:
- a CDS encoding 3-keto-disaccharide hydrolase, encoding MKRLSILAAGLLVGAAALQFSSVASGQSDGWVTLVDGTRMGDWTEVGKANWAMKDGALVADKITEGKDPSYLVSKESYKDFQIKAEFWADDDANSGIFIRCDQSAKIDAKICYEVNIFDKRPDPTYGTGAIVDVAKVDPMPKVGGKWNTYEITAKGPHLVVMLNGQKTVDVQDSKHASGPFALQYGSGVIKWRKVQIKPL
- a CDS encoding exopolysaccharide transport family protein, coding for MLIYDQPMDRAKPEAGPAATAAPAGFSVLDLTQLLWQRKVAIVSAALIFACVAVAIGKSLTPKYTASAQLYVDPRELQLVDRELTPRAQDMSGLAMVVESQARVITSNNVLLQVIRDTHLEKDPEFGGGDSKGILGSLLGLFGIEMRPTAEQQKQIQMGALEALNRHINVKKTDRTFIVDIDVWSYEPAKAAMLANAISKAYLAESKQSQAAAARRATTDLSGRLKELQERLRNAENTLAVYKAQNNFVGTQDTLISDQQLSASNQRLAAARALTLDAQAKLDQIEASRKASSDAGAIPEALQSQTIANLRAQYAEARKRQAELHSELGPRHPALRQMEQQVQDLRRAINEEVERFAQAAKNDLVRARDYEASLGKALETQKRQSVQMSQASVRLRELEREVEASRDVYQSFLKRSRETEEQESLNTSNARVIGEATVPQRRTFPPAMSLLAMIGFVFGGLAAAGWFVAANHLVSGTNPVQPRDKAPAETPKEPAAPEAARQPPAAAPPQPQPAVSLIEKPLITRLQETDVIRTLGSILATDSTSDVTRLGWPTLRAGFPLMTVLNTLREMRAALARRAGADTPVMAVIGARADQDRSIAALNIALAAARDGAKVLLIDADLEQRALSDKVSHLAKSEPSRFGWLGIAAKAARAIPTANGISILPAANVTEAKAGDAIRKAIAQARSAGGYDLVILDGPAMPWSPTGRKLLDIAGGLVAILPVHLDINDSMEDIIAALGGDEHKLVGVVLSEVNPTAASPQRDKQYA
- a CDS encoding WecB/TagA/CpsF family glycosyltransferase, coding for MRERRANPVGRAATASIPRITLGGLRLAVLDLEQTANFMIDMVFPQRRVNRPLYLTSANGEVLARCSTEPMTDRLFRAADLINADGQPLVTVSRFKSKTPLPERVATTDLFHAVARKAQAAGLTFYILGADEAENAAAVASVRKQYPDLKIVGRCHGFLRGEALRAKVAEINALAPDYLWVALGVPYEQAFVEEYAPALSKVGVIKTSGGLFNFLSGSRVRAPLWMQHAGLEWAWRIWLEPRRLFWRYLTTNPRALYLLLNRSRSTDISGTQNQ
- a CDS encoding class I SAM-dependent methyltransferase; translated protein: MNKAVTIGRTQAAVEPMQHPQALLALAHGEARQSLLTVHGILEARLPEGELSIYEAGGGSTSFLPLKVLHRAHVTVVDIDEDQIRNNDYAQEAILGDIQTHRFQPNSFDLVICYNVIEHVPDVEAALLNFCEALKPNGMILIGAPNPRSLSGVVTKYSPHWFHVWFYRHVRGDKKAGLPGHAPFPTLFHPLVTLSNLDAFAERHGLQMIYRKQYESPRYPEMRLRMPAFAALVDATARVMNFFLPGRADVRHGDYHVILRKR
- the galE gene encoding UDP-glucose 4-epimerase GalE → MSSRPAILVTGGAGYIGSHCCRALETAGYQPITYDNLSTGHRGFAAGALVVGDIADKATLARTFAEHDIVAVMHFAASSLVGESVADPQKYYVNNLAGTLSLLAAMREAGCHRLVFSSTGAVYGNADSKALREDYPCAPINPYGASKWMIERVLADYRAAYGFGSFALRYFNAAGADPAGGIGELRDVETHLIPRAMMALQGHVPDFAVFGDDYDTPDGTAIRDYIHVTDLAAAHVLALKLLLDGHSGGAFNLGTGNGFSVREILAAIAAETGREVPHVVKPRRSGDPTYLVADPSAARATLNFRPAHSDLATIIRTAWAWHRKAHPLKTGTPARG
- a CDS encoding polysaccharide deacetylase family protein → MLSEARAKVGHRLAMHLRVDLFRLRNSTPMVSFTFDDLPKSAVTTGAGMLEAHGARGTFYVSGSLVGADAPDWVAGNADDVVSLHRRGHEIGCHTFSHQRACDLGEAAMRREIIHNRAYLRALDPSIQVDSFAYPFGYGSYARKHQLRKEFQTCRSIVQGVNAGSVDLQFLRAIPLIDREMDCDGIDRAFDEAQINNGWLIFYGHDVTDRPSPYGCSPALLAHALRAAAKRNIPALTMAEAMRCARA
- a CDS encoding lipopolysaccharide biosynthesis protein → MLSQTFHYSVASVVSAAIGLLSAIVFTRLLSPEEYGVYVVGLSTAGIVSALLFTWVRVSALRFQSEGGAVDVRKTIFVAYLISALAAPIALLVATLTTSVSLERNLAAIFFALGLGLFELGQELLKARLQSFAFMSASIIRACLAFMLCLAAAVLGGGGLCQLAMVTVTYFVTTMLFASTVLRSPVAGPKVADLRIFAGFGIPITLSGIVFAIHAALDRMLVFHFMGDHAAGQYGASADLVRQIILIPAVSIASATIPLAVRAYATGGASEARPHLEFSLEILLAAVLPAVAGVALTSSYIAGVILGSEFRETAAQIMPILAFAWLFQSISQSYIHASFHLAKTPFMMTTQSIAMLIANLLVMPVLLARFGLAGAASSLVIVEACGAGFGWYLTRRAFPLPFNAFQVMRIVAATAIMALVLTFAKPLLPISIVSFGVLAVTGCVVYLAAALAFDIAGLRKAVIAYAARRNLPAPSITAPSTGLPSMSTREP